A genome region from Pygocentrus nattereri isolate fPygNat1 chromosome 10, fPygNat1.pri, whole genome shotgun sequence includes the following:
- the angel1 gene encoding protein angel homolog 1 isoform X1 — MIGTLIYYALFPLTKLIGRLSESWWKVHPGHPVFINGKEVWDGGGAPFRRLSEQQTALLDQWRSTGSEPLEKPKPANQERGNAEGLVEGRFVLEREVVAEVKKEQEMDLLHKDTENICSADPAGPDPESLEEARAFSSVMEKDASDLPEVKREETIPSGNESDGLNVLDEKDEVEKLFSTIEWTEVQGAAALGSKGGVLYKEERRNHKEMEETTADSQPEEKSCRKTGESEAQVVEGSSVFNLSALLADGHAESLNSFTQFQSVPAGWHFPVGLGLSEAVCYPSVQFPTMSYYPAFRENNSLEVMWRVWEDLNEDGDYSIAPPTACVDPCNKFTFTVMSYNILAQDLLEANYELYLHCSEGMLAWENRVHAILKELQTWEPDIVCLQEVQENHFLEQMHPALIEMGYICIYKQRTGTKTDGCAVCYHGDRFIQLSVSLLEFRRHDCELLDRDNVGIVLLLQPISEHGEGLQFSPICVANTHLLFNPRRGDVKLAQLAIVLAEIDSVVKQCKTKGSDCEVILCGDLNSLPNMPLYQLIATGQLYYHGLPAWMVSGQEDLSYKIHHRRLYAPLWPSSLGISDYCQYSSVYEPHTKSSGKLQYNHDFLQQLRYCQAACVRPADLEFIPGVTDNKPNPEEKQLFSPSRFKNTICHGLNLSSVYSPYIADTERCAVTTLHSEGAAMVDYIFYSTGQGGSGVCKDRKNGLKLLGRLTLLSEADLWSMNGLPNEMFPSDHLSLLAKFQLG, encoded by the exons ATGATTGGGACCCTTATTTATTATGCCCTCTTCCCACTCACAAAACTTATCGGTAGACTCTCAG AGTCGTGGTGGAAGGTTCATCCAGGTCATCCTGTGTTCATTAATGGAAAAGAAGTGTGGGATGGTGGTGGAGCTCCTTTCAGAAGGCTTAGTGAGCAGCAGACAGCCTTGTTGGATCAGTGGCGCAGCACAGGGAGTGAACCCTTGGAGAAGCCTAAACCAGCTAACCAAGAGAGGGGAAACGCTGAGGGACTGGTGGAGGGTAGATTTGTTCTGGAGAGGGAGGTGGTAGCTGAGGTGAAGAAGGAGCAGGAGATGGATTTGCttcacaaagacacagagaatATTTGTTCTGCGGACCCAGCAGGGCCTGATCCTGAATCTTTAGAGGAGGCTAGAGCCTTCAGTTCAGTAATGGAAAAGGATGCAAGTGACCTACCTGAAgtaaagagagaagagacaatTCCATCGGGAAATGAAAGTGATGGGTTAAACGTGCTGGATGAAAAAGACGAAGTAGAGAAGTTGTTCTCTACAATAGAGTGGACTGAAGTGCAAGGTGCTGCTGCTCTGGGGAGTAAAGGAGGGGTTCTTTATAAGGAGGAAAGGAGGAATCATAAGGAGATGGAAGAAACAACTGCCGATTCCCAGCCTGAAGAGAAGAGCTGTAGAAAGACTGGAGAAAGTGAAGCCCAAGTCGTTGAGGGCAGCAGTGTGTTTAATCTAAGCGCACTACTTGCAGATGGTCATGCAGAGTCCCTGAATAGTTTTACACAGTTTCAGTCTGTGCCTGCTGGCTGGCATTTCCCCGTGGGTCTTGGGTTGTCTGAGGCGGTATGTTATCCTTCAGTGCAGTTTCCTACTATGAGCTACTACCCTGCATTTCGAGAGAATAACAGTCTTGAAG tGATGTGGAGAGTGTGGGAGGACCTGAATGAAGACGGTGACTATTCTATAGCACCACCCACAGCTTGTGTAGACCCCTGCAATAAATTCACCTTCACTGTTATGTCGTACAATATCCTGGCCCAAGACCTGCTAGAAGCTAACTATGAGCTGTATCTGCACTGTTCAGAGGGCATGCTAGCATGGGAGAATCGTGTTCATGCTATCCTAAAGGAGCTTCAGACCTGGGAGCCCGAT ATTGTTTGTCTTCAAGAGGTCCAAGAGAATCACTTTCTGGAGCAAATGCATCCAGCCCTGATTGAGATGG GCTACATTTGTATTTACAAGCAGCGCACAGGCACCAAAACGGATGGCTGTGCAGTGTGTTACCACGGTGATCGCTTCATACAGCTGTCTGTCAGTCTGCTGGAGTTCCGACGCCATGACTGTGAGCTCCTGGACCGGGACAATGTGGGGATTGTGCTGCTCCTCCAGCCAATCAGTGAACATGGAGAAGGcctgcagtttagccccatctGTGTGGCCAACACGCACCTGTTATTTAACCCTAGAAGAGGAGATGTGAAACTGGCTCAGCTGGCCATAGTGCTGGCAGAGATTGACAGTGTGGTCAAACAGTGTAAGACCAAAGGAAGTGACTGTGAGGTCATTCTGTGTGGGGACTTAAATTCTTTACCCAACATGCCCCTGTACCAGCTAATCGCCACTGGCCAGCTGTACTACCATGGACTACCAGCTTGGATG GTGTCTGGTCAGGAGGACTTGTCATACAAAATCCATCACAGAAGGCTGTACGCCCCCCTGTGGCCCAGCAGCCTGGGAATCAGTGACTACTGTCAGTACTCGTCTGTCTATGAACCTCACACCAAATCATCAG GGAAGCTCCAGTACAACCATGACTTCCTCCAGCAGCTGCGCTACTGTCAGGCAGCCTGTGTGCGGCCCGCAGACCTGGAATTTATACCCGGCGTCACCGACAACAAACCAA ATCCTGAAGAAAAGCAATTATTTTCTCCAAG CAGGTTCAAAAACACCATATGTCATGGATTAAACCTGAGTTCAGTGTACAGTCCTTACATAGCTGATACTGAGCGCTGTGCAGTCACCACATTACACTCGGAGGGAGCTGCCATGGTCGACTATATCTTTTACTCTACAGGACAGGGTGGCTCGGGGGTCTGTAAAG ACAGGAAGAATGGTCTGAAGCTGCTCGGCCGTCTCACTCTATTGTCTGAGGCAGACCTCTGGTCGATGAATGGACTCCCGAATGAAATGTTCCCCTCAGATCACCTGAGTCTGCTGGCCAAGTTTCAGCTCGGCTAA
- the angel1 gene encoding protein angel homolog 1 isoform X2: MIGTLIYYALFPLTKLIGRLSESWWKVHPGHPVFINGKEVWDGGGAPFRRLSEQQTALLDQWRSTGSEPLEKPKPANQERGNAEGLVEGRFVLEREVVAEVKKEQEMDLLHKDTENICSADPAGPDPESLEEARAFSSVMEKDASDLPEVKREETIPSGNESDGLNVLDEKDEVEKLFSTIEWTEVQGAAALGSKGGVLYKEERRNHKEMEETTADSQPEEKSCRKTGESEAQVVEGSSVFNLSALLADGHAESLNSFTQFQSVPAGWHFPVGLGLSEAVCYPSVQFPTMSYYPAFRENNSLEVMWRVWEDLNEDGDYSIAPPTACVDPCNKFTFTVMSYNILAQDLLEANYELYLHCSEGMLAWENRVHAILKELQTWEPDIVCLQEVQENHFLEQMHPALIEMGYICIYKQRTGTKTDGCAVCYHGDRFIQLSVSLLEFRRHDCELLDRDNVGIVLLLQPISEHGEGLQFSPICVANTHLLFNPRRGDVKLAQLAIVLAEIDSVVKQCKTKGSDCEVILCGDLNSLPNMPLYQLIATGQLYYHGLPAWMVSGQEDLSYKIHHRRLYAPLWPSSLGISDYCQYSSVYEPHTKSSGKLQYNHDFLQQLRYCQAACVRPADLEFIPGVTDNKPNPEEKQLFSPRFKNTICHGLNLSSVYSPYIADTERCAVTTLHSEGAAMVDYIFYSTGQGGSGVCKDRKNGLKLLGRLTLLSEADLWSMNGLPNEMFPSDHLSLLAKFQLG; encoded by the exons ATGATTGGGACCCTTATTTATTATGCCCTCTTCCCACTCACAAAACTTATCGGTAGACTCTCAG AGTCGTGGTGGAAGGTTCATCCAGGTCATCCTGTGTTCATTAATGGAAAAGAAGTGTGGGATGGTGGTGGAGCTCCTTTCAGAAGGCTTAGTGAGCAGCAGACAGCCTTGTTGGATCAGTGGCGCAGCACAGGGAGTGAACCCTTGGAGAAGCCTAAACCAGCTAACCAAGAGAGGGGAAACGCTGAGGGACTGGTGGAGGGTAGATTTGTTCTGGAGAGGGAGGTGGTAGCTGAGGTGAAGAAGGAGCAGGAGATGGATTTGCttcacaaagacacagagaatATTTGTTCTGCGGACCCAGCAGGGCCTGATCCTGAATCTTTAGAGGAGGCTAGAGCCTTCAGTTCAGTAATGGAAAAGGATGCAAGTGACCTACCTGAAgtaaagagagaagagacaatTCCATCGGGAAATGAAAGTGATGGGTTAAACGTGCTGGATGAAAAAGACGAAGTAGAGAAGTTGTTCTCTACAATAGAGTGGACTGAAGTGCAAGGTGCTGCTGCTCTGGGGAGTAAAGGAGGGGTTCTTTATAAGGAGGAAAGGAGGAATCATAAGGAGATGGAAGAAACAACTGCCGATTCCCAGCCTGAAGAGAAGAGCTGTAGAAAGACTGGAGAAAGTGAAGCCCAAGTCGTTGAGGGCAGCAGTGTGTTTAATCTAAGCGCACTACTTGCAGATGGTCATGCAGAGTCCCTGAATAGTTTTACACAGTTTCAGTCTGTGCCTGCTGGCTGGCATTTCCCCGTGGGTCTTGGGTTGTCTGAGGCGGTATGTTATCCTTCAGTGCAGTTTCCTACTATGAGCTACTACCCTGCATTTCGAGAGAATAACAGTCTTGAAG tGATGTGGAGAGTGTGGGAGGACCTGAATGAAGACGGTGACTATTCTATAGCACCACCCACAGCTTGTGTAGACCCCTGCAATAAATTCACCTTCACTGTTATGTCGTACAATATCCTGGCCCAAGACCTGCTAGAAGCTAACTATGAGCTGTATCTGCACTGTTCAGAGGGCATGCTAGCATGGGAGAATCGTGTTCATGCTATCCTAAAGGAGCTTCAGACCTGGGAGCCCGAT ATTGTTTGTCTTCAAGAGGTCCAAGAGAATCACTTTCTGGAGCAAATGCATCCAGCCCTGATTGAGATGG GCTACATTTGTATTTACAAGCAGCGCACAGGCACCAAAACGGATGGCTGTGCAGTGTGTTACCACGGTGATCGCTTCATACAGCTGTCTGTCAGTCTGCTGGAGTTCCGACGCCATGACTGTGAGCTCCTGGACCGGGACAATGTGGGGATTGTGCTGCTCCTCCAGCCAATCAGTGAACATGGAGAAGGcctgcagtttagccccatctGTGTGGCCAACACGCACCTGTTATTTAACCCTAGAAGAGGAGATGTGAAACTGGCTCAGCTGGCCATAGTGCTGGCAGAGATTGACAGTGTGGTCAAACAGTGTAAGACCAAAGGAAGTGACTGTGAGGTCATTCTGTGTGGGGACTTAAATTCTTTACCCAACATGCCCCTGTACCAGCTAATCGCCACTGGCCAGCTGTACTACCATGGACTACCAGCTTGGATG GTGTCTGGTCAGGAGGACTTGTCATACAAAATCCATCACAGAAGGCTGTACGCCCCCCTGTGGCCCAGCAGCCTGGGAATCAGTGACTACTGTCAGTACTCGTCTGTCTATGAACCTCACACCAAATCATCAG GGAAGCTCCAGTACAACCATGACTTCCTCCAGCAGCTGCGCTACTGTCAGGCAGCCTGTGTGCGGCCCGCAGACCTGGAATTTATACCCGGCGTCACCGACAACAAACCAA ATCCTGAAGAAAAGCAATTATTTTCTCCAAG GTTCAAAAACACCATATGTCATGGATTAAACCTGAGTTCAGTGTACAGTCCTTACATAGCTGATACTGAGCGCTGTGCAGTCACCACATTACACTCGGAGGGAGCTGCCATGGTCGACTATATCTTTTACTCTACAGGACAGGGTGGCTCGGGGGTCTGTAAAG ACAGGAAGAATGGTCTGAAGCTGCTCGGCCGTCTCACTCTATTGTCTGAGGCAGACCTCTGGTCGATGAATGGACTCCCGAATGAAATGTTCCCCTCAGATCACCTGAGTCTGCTGGCCAAGTTTCAGCTCGGCTAA